A section of the Oreochromis aureus strain Israel breed Guangdong linkage group 22, ZZ_aureus, whole genome shotgun sequence genome encodes:
- the LOC120435536 gene encoding cytotoxic T-lymphocyte protein 4-like, whose translation MFLTHCMMGWIVLTALSFCLPVWSATKVTQPYRVVSTNGVAQIQCVIHPQSLKYPYPEEARVSVLKGLHGHQELCFSILNFTDQRETRMEQKDQVQCTAETTHDTVEVTLSGLNVTDTDMYRCEIWIFYPPLYLELIGNGTLIHS comes from the exons ATGTTCCTGACTCACTGTATGATGGGATGGATTGTGTTGACAGCTCTTAGCTTCTGCCTGCCTGTGTGGAGCG ctacgaaagtgacccagccCTACAGAGTGGTGAGCACCAATGGTGTGGCACAGATTCAGTGTGTTATCCATCCACAAAGCCTGAAATACCCATACCCTGAGGAGGCCAGAGTCAGTGTGCTGAAGGGCCTCCATGGCCACCAAGAACTCTGCTTCTCCATCCTTAACTTCACAGACCAGAGAGAGACACGTATGGAGCAAAAAGATCAG GTGCAGTGTACTGCTGAGACCACACACGACACTGTGGAGGTGACACTCTCTGGACTGAATGTCACTGACACAGATATGTATCGCTGTGAAATCTGGATCTTCTACCCACCACTGTACCTGGAGCTTATTGGCAATGGCACACTCATTCAT AGCTGA
- the LOC116318886 gene encoding sodium/hydrogen exchanger 3-like, with translation MATCWGFTLFLCMLLIACGGLSLASEEAETRNSQTDTGTASSSNTTGEGGHGVGPITTLPIVTWKWHHISTQYLVALWILVAWLCKLIIESNHHVTSVIPESALLICFGFVLGGMIWGADKVQTFTLTPKVFFYFLLPQVILDAGYHMPNKLFFTNLGAILVYAVTGTCWNAASLGLSLWGCHMGGLMGDLDISLLQYLLFGSLMAAVDPVAVIAVFEQVHVNDVLFIIVFGESLLNDGVTVVLFNVFDGFVSLGGSQIVAAEIVKGIVSFFVVAFGGSLVGIAFGILISLLTRFTKNIQIIEPGFIFVMGYLSYLTAEMLSLSAILSTVFCGVLCQKYVRANMHEHSVQTVKYAMKVFANGSETIIFVFLGISAIDKIIWVWNTGFILLTVFFVFVYRFIGVFFLTWILNRYRLVPLEFIDQVIMSYGGLRGAVAYGLAGMLDENKIKEKNLMVCTTLIVVYCTVIWQGITMKPLVTWLKVKRAEVNELTLLEKMTNKMFNHTLVAIEDISGQIGHNYLRSKWKSFEEKWISWILMKPSARKKQDEVFNVFHQLNLKDAMEYVAEGERRGSLEFIRKESVAIDFRKKFESEYSEDMPDMRANMSNGHHATSTMRERIPSVSVEMHEHTMKAMTEAEAVNAHHLLDQHLYKSRKQHRHGFSRSKFIINKDEKEVQEIFQRTMKNRMESAKMGGSPKTIVKHTKKEHQRKMPKGKSISQTKLCYSGDEDFGFSEGDSASGYDLPYPSFPMRDSKPGGGIENSAFVPDLYSTDSLQTPPWLAEGELDSSMVAPSLRAQASPPTSPIEMRHLGLLRISTRSTDTKQMNNDQLPLPPTPPPPPPPSGHM, from the exons ATGGCAACTTGTTGGGGATTTACACTTTTTCTCTGCATGCTGCTGATTGCGTGTGGAGGCTTGAGCCTGGCtagtgaagaagcagaaacccGAAATTCACAAACAGACACTGGGACGGCCTCAAGCTCTAACACAACTGGAGAAGGTGGTCATGGAGTGGGGCCCATCACTACACTGCCTATTGTGACCTGGAAGTGGCATCACATCAGCACACAGTACCTGGTGGCCCTGTGGATCCTGGTTGCCTGGCTCTGCAAACTCA TCATTGAGTCCAACCACCATGTCACCAGCGTCATACCCGAGAGCGCCCTGCTcatctgttttggttttgttttgggtgGCATGATTTGGGGTGCAGACAAGGTGCAAACCTTCACACTGACCCCGAAAGTCTTCTTCTACTTCCTGTTGCCTCAAGTCATTCTGGATGCAGGCTACCACATGCCAAACAAGCTCTTTTTCACCAACCTGGGTGCCATCTTGGTCTATGCTGTCACTGGGACCTGCTGGAATGCTGCCAGTTTGGGGCTGTCGCTGTGGGGGTGTCACATGGGAGGACTCATGG GTGACCTGGACATCAGTCTGCTGCAGTATCTTCTTTTTGGCAGTCTGATGGCTGCTGTGGACCCCGTGGCCGTCATcgctgtgtttgagcaggtcCACGTTAACGACGTCCTCTTTATCATAGTGTTCGGAGAGTCGCTGCTCAACGATGGTGTAACAGTG GTGCTCTTCAATGTTTTTGATGGATTTGTGTCACTGGGAGGATCCCAAATTGTTGCTGCAGAAATTGTTAAAGGAATAG TTTCCTTCTTTGTGGTTGCATTTGGTGGTTCCCTTGTGGGCATAGCATTCGGCATACTAATTTCACTTCTGACCAGATTCACAAAAAACATCCAGATCATCGAGCCAGGCTTCATCTTTGTCATGGGATACCTTTCCTACCTGACTGCTGAGATGCTTTCTCTGTCTGCTATCCTTTC GACTGTCTTCTGCGGTGTGTTATGTCAGAAGTACGTCAGAGCAAACATGCATGAGCATTCAGTCCAAACTGTCAAATATGCCATGAAGGTTTTCGCCAATGGATCAGAAACCATCATCTTTGTTTTCCTCGGTATCTCGGCCATCGATAAGATTATCTGGGTTTGGAACACGGGCTTCATCCTCCTCACAGTCTTCTTCGTCTTTGTGTATAGATTCATTG GTGTGTTTTTCCTCACCTGGATCCTCAACAGGTACAGGCTGGTCCCGCTGGAATTCATAGATCAGGTGATTATGAGCTACGGTGGCCTACGAGGAGCTGTTGCGTATGGCCTGGCTGGGATGCTGGATGAAAACaagataaaagagaaaaacctgatggtctgcactacacttattgtGGTGTACTGCACTGTCATCTGGCAG GGAATAACGATGAAACCTCTGGTCACGTGGCTGAAAGTAAAGAGAGCTGAAGTGAATGAGCTCACACTCCTagaaaaaatgacaaacaag ATGTTTAATCACACTCTGGTTGCCATAGAAGACATATCAGGACAAATAGGACACAACTACTTGAGGAGCAA GTGGAAGTCTTTTGAGGAGAAGTGGATATCGTGGATTTTGATGAAGCCATCTGCAAGGAAGAAACAAGATGAAGTTTTTAATGTCTTCCATCAGCTGAACCTCAAGGATGCCATGGAATACGTGGCTGAA ggcGAGCGTAGAGGCTCACTGGAATTTATCCGTAAAGAAAGTGTCGCTATTGATTTCAGGAAAAAGTTTGAAAGTGAATACTCAGAGGACATGCCTGACATGAGGGCGAACATGTCAAATGGTCACCATGCAACGTCCACTATGAG AGAGCGTATTCCATCAGTGAGCGTGGAAATGCACGAGCACACCATGAAGGCTATGACGGAAGCTGAGGCAGTTAACGCTCACCACCTTCTGGATCAGCATCTCTACAAGAGCAGGAAACAG CATCGTCACGGGTTCAGTCGCAGCAAATTCATAATTAACAAAGATGAGAAAGAAGTCCAGGAGATCTTCCAGAGAACCATGAAGAACCGAATGGAGTCTGCAAAGATGGGCGGTTCACCAAAGACAATCGTCAAGCACACAAAGAAGGAACACCAGCGGAAg ATGCCAAAAGGAAAGTCAATAAGCCAGACTAAACTCTGCTATTCTGGTGATGAAG attTTGGGTTCTCAGAGGGAGATAGCGCCTCAGGCTATGACTTGCCATACCCTTCTTTCCCCATGAGAGATTCCAAACCAGGAG GAGGAATTGAGAACTCAGCCTTTGTGCCAGATTTGTACTCCACGGATTCGTTGCAGACCCCTCCATGGCTGGCAGAGGGTGAGCTTGACAGCAGCATGGTGGCTCCATCACTGCGAGCCCAGGCAAGCCCGCCCACATCACCGATCGAAATGCGCCACCTGGGGCTTCTTCGTATCAGCACTCGCTCTACTGACACAAAGCAGATGAACAATGATCAATTGCCACTGCCaccaacacctcctcctcctccacctcccagtGGCCACATGTAA